From one Desulfuromonas sp. genomic stretch:
- the nuoD gene encoding NADH dehydrogenase (quinone) subunit D yields MATTEIMTVNMGPQHPSTHGVLQLILELDGEVVKKATPHIGFLHRGVEKLSEHRTYHQVLPLTDRLDYLAPMHNNLGYVLAVEKLVGITDVIPDRAQTVRVLMAELTRLKSHLIWLACHALDIGAMTVFLYCFREREHIMEFYEKLSGARMTSNYFRIGGLSADLPDGFEREVREFIDTMPGHIDTYEGLLTGNKIWQKRTQGVGVISAEDAIDLGVTGPSLRGSGVDWDLRRDNPYSGYENYDFEVIVEQDCDTWARYHARLKEMRESVKIIRQALDRLKPGPILADCPKICLPPKEDTVNSIEGLIHHFKIVSEGFKAEPGEVYVGVENPKGEVGYYLISDGSAKPYRMKIRPASFINLQALPKMCEGSLIADVVAVIGTLDIVLGEIDR; encoded by the coding sequence ATGGCTACGACGGAAATAATGACCGTAAATATGGGGCCTCAGCACCCCTCGACTCACGGGGTGCTGCAGCTGATTCTCGAGCTCGACGGCGAGGTGGTCAAGAAGGCCACGCCCCATATCGGCTTCCTGCACCGCGGGGTGGAGAAGCTCTCGGAGCACCGTACCTACCACCAGGTCCTTCCGCTCACCGACCGGCTCGACTACCTGGCTCCGATGCACAACAACCTGGGCTACGTGCTGGCCGTGGAAAAGCTGGTCGGGATCACCGACGTGATTCCCGACCGGGCCCAGACCGTTCGTGTGCTGATGGCCGAACTGACCCGGCTCAAGAGCCACCTGATCTGGCTGGCCTGCCACGCTCTCGACATCGGCGCCATGACCGTGTTCCTCTACTGCTTCCGCGAGAGAGAGCACATCATGGAGTTCTACGAGAAGCTCTCCGGCGCCCGCATGACCTCCAACTACTTCCGCATCGGCGGACTCTCCGCCGACCTGCCGGACGGCTTTGAGCGCGAGGTCCGCGAGTTCATCGACACCATGCCCGGCCATATCGACACCTACGAGGGGCTGCTGACCGGCAACAAGATCTGGCAGAAGCGAACCCAGGGCGTCGGCGTGATCAGCGCCGAGGACGCCATCGACCTCGGCGTGACCGGACCTTCGCTGCGCGGCTCCGGGGTCGACTGGGATCTGCGTCGGGACAATCCCTACAGCGGCTACGAGAACTACGATTTCGAAGTGATCGTTGAGCAGGACTGCGACACATGGGCTCGCTACCATGCGCGTCTCAAGGAGATGCGCGAGTCCGTCAAGATCATCCGCCAGGCCCTCGACCGGCTGAAGCCCGGCCCGATCCTGGCCGACTGTCCCAAGATCTGCCTCCCGCCCAAGGAGGACACGGTCAATTCCATCGAGGGGCTCATCCACCACTTCAAGATCGTCAGCGAGGGCTTCAAGGCCGAACCGGGCGAGGTCTACGTGGGGGTGGAGAATCCCAAGGGGGAGGTCGGCTACTACCTCATCTCGGACGGATCCGCAAAGCCGTACCGGATGAAGATCCGCCCCGCCTCCTTCATCAATCTCCAGGCCCTGCCCAAGATGTGCGAAGGCTCCCTGATCGCCGACGTCGTCGCCGTCATCGGCACCCTGGATATCGTTCTGGGTGAAATCGACCGTTAA
- a CDS encoding NADH-quinone oxidoreductase subunit C, with amino-acid sequence MAEHAAVSKLKGKFSASVLDVKEFRGETTVTVKKEDIVAICSFLKKEQGYNLLSDLCGVDYLGQEPRFMVVYNMYNIKTHDRLRVKVPVEENDCRVDTVCGVWATANWLERECWDLMGISFNNHPDLRRILMAADWEGHPLRKDYPLQGPDREPYQGRLS; translated from the coding sequence ATGGCTGAGCATGCTGCCGTAAGCAAACTGAAAGGGAAGTTCTCCGCTTCCGTCCTCGACGTCAAGGAATTCCGCGGCGAGACGACGGTCACGGTCAAGAAGGAGGACATCGTCGCCATCTGCTCTTTTCTGAAGAAAGAGCAGGGCTATAACCTCCTGAGCGACCTGTGCGGGGTCGACTACCTGGGGCAGGAGCCCCGCTTCATGGTGGTCTACAACATGTACAACATCAAGACCCACGATCGCCTGCGGGTGAAGGTGCCGGTCGAGGAGAACGACTGCCGGGTCGATACCGTCTGCGGCGTCTGGGCCACGGCCAACTGGCTCGAGCGCGAGTGCTGGGACCTGATGGGGATCTCCTTCAACAACCATCCCGACCTGCGGCGCATTCTCATGGCCGCCGATTGGGAAGGGCATCCGCTGCGCAAAGACTACCCTCTGCAGGGCCCCGACCGCGAACCTTACCAGGGTCGGCTCTCCTAG
- a CDS encoding NADH-quinone oxidoreductase subunit B, giving the protein MGVEQTLGNNFITTSLDKLVNWSRSRSLWPMTFGLACCAIEMMATGAARFDLDRFGVLFRASPRQADVIIIAGTATKKMLPVIKTVYEQMPEPRYVIAMGACACSGGVFDTYSTVQGIDEELPVDVYIPGCPPRPEGLLYGLMKLQEKIMKEQNSFGSALGVGERVSGA; this is encoded by the coding sequence ATGGGAGTAGAACAGACTCTTGGCAATAATTTCATCACCACCAGCCTTGACAAACTCGTCAACTGGTCCCGGTCCCGGTCGCTGTGGCCGATGACCTTCGGTCTGGCCTGCTGCGCCATCGAGATGATGGCCACCGGCGCCGCCCGATTCGACCTTGACCGCTTCGGGGTGCTGTTCCGCGCCTCGCCGCGCCAGGCCGACGTCATCATCATCGCCGGCACCGCCACGAAGAAGATGCTCCCGGTCATCAAGACCGTCTACGAGCAGATGCCCGAGCCTCGCTATGTCATCGCCATGGGCGCCTGTGCCTGCTCCGGCGGCGTTTTCGACACCTACAGCACCGTCCAGGGGATCGACGAGGAGTTGCCGGTCGATGTCTACATTCCCGGCTGTCCTCCCCGGCCCGAAGGTCTTCTCTACGGCCTCATGAAGCTGCAGGAGAAGATCATGAAGGAGCAGAACTCCTTCGGGTCCGCCCTGGGTGTTGGCGAAAGGGTCTCTGGGGCCTAG
- a CDS encoding NADH-quinone oxidoreductase subunit A, with the protein MLESYLPILVLVAFAFAFAAGSVVFSRLIGQKKPTAVKLAPYECGMPLIGTARERVSIKFYIVAMLFILFDIEAVFLYPWAVVFKKLGMFGFIEMGVFVGILLVGYVYVWKKGALEWE; encoded by the coding sequence ATGCTCGAGAGTTATTTACCGATTCTCGTCCTCGTTGCCTTCGCCTTCGCGTTCGCGGCGGGGTCCGTCGTCTTCTCCCGGCTGATCGGCCAGAAGAAGCCCACCGCCGTCAAGCTGGCTCCCTACGAATGCGGCATGCCGCTGATCGGCACCGCCCGGGAGCGGGTTTCCATCAAGTTCTACATTGTCGCCATGCTCTTCATTCTCTTCGACATCGAGGCGGTGTTCCTCTATCCCTGGGCGGTCGTGTTCAAGAAGCTCGGGATGTTCGGATTCATCGAGATGGGGGTCTTTGTCGGCATCCTTCTCGTCGGCTACGTATACGTCTGGAAAAAAGGAGCCTTGGAATGGGAGTAG
- a CDS encoding electron transport complex subunit E: protein MSLMREFSKGLWRENAVFKLLLGLCPALAVTTSAENGAGMGLATTFVLICSNVVVALLRKVIPAKVRIPAFIVIIASFVTVVQLTMEAYLYDLHKALGIFIPLIVVNCLILGRAEAFASKRPLVPSVVDGVGMGLGFTLALFVLGAVREVFGSGTLLGISLFGGGYQPFLLMILPPGAFISLGFLLAAMNRVEAARK from the coding sequence ATGAGTCTGATGCGGGAATTCAGCAAGGGGCTCTGGCGGGAGAATGCCGTCTTCAAGCTGCTGCTCGGCCTCTGCCCGGCCCTGGCGGTGACCACCAGCGCCGAAAACGGCGCCGGCATGGGGCTGGCGACGACCTTCGTCCTGATCTGCTCCAACGTCGTCGTCGCCCTGCTGCGAAAGGTCATCCCGGCCAAGGTGCGCATCCCCGCCTTTATCGTGATCATCGCCTCCTTCGTGACCGTGGTCCAGCTGACCATGGAGGCCTACCTCTACGACCTGCACAAGGCGCTCGGCATCTTCATACCCCTGATCGTCGTCAACTGCCTCATCCTCGGCCGCGCCGAGGCTTTCGCCTCAAAGCGACCCCTGGTCCCCTCGGTCGTCGACGGGGTCGGCATGGGGCTCGGTTTCACCCTGGCCCTGTTCGTGCTCGGCGCGGTGCGCGAGGTGTTCGGTTCCGGCACCCTGCTCGGCATCTCCCTGTTCGGCGGGGGCTACCAGCCATTCCTGCTCATGATCCTTCCCCCGGGGGCCTTCATCTCCCTCGGATTTCTCCTGGCGGCCATGAACCGCGTTGAGGCCGCCCGCAAATAG
- a CDS encoding RnfABCDGE type electron transport complex subunit G yields the protein MKEMFRLAFVLTLIAAGAGLVLSLVETVTREPIAEQRRLETLRALQAVRPPIDNSPDADTVALSVGRDRKGRELTRTFYRGRRGEDLAGVAFKVTAPDGYSGNITIMVGVEPDGTVAGIEILSHAETPGLGDKIEEPWFKDTFRGKNLDNADWRVKKDGGDFDQITGATISPRATVGAVRSGLEYYRQHRDEIAGTKGGTQ from the coding sequence ATGAAAGAAATGTTTCGGCTCGCCTTTGTCCTGACCTTGATCGCCGCCGGCGCCGGCCTGGTCCTCTCGCTGGTGGAGACGGTCACCCGGGAACCGATCGCCGAGCAGCGGCGCCTGGAGACCCTGCGGGCGCTGCAGGCGGTGCGGCCGCCCATCGACAACAGCCCCGACGCCGACACCGTGGCCCTTTCCGTCGGCCGCGACCGCAAGGGGCGCGAGCTGACACGCACCTTCTACCGGGGGCGGCGGGGGGAAGATCTCGCCGGGGTCGCTTTCAAGGTGACCGCGCCCGACGGCTACAGCGGCAACATCACCATCATGGTGGGGGTCGAGCCCGACGGCACCGTGGCCGGCATCGAGATCCTCTCCCATGCGGAAACCCCGGGGCTGGGCGACAAGATCGAGGAGCCCTGGTTCAAGGACACGTTCCGCGGCAAGAACCTGGACAACGCCGACTGGCGGGTCAAGAAGGACGGCGGGGATTTCGATCAGATCACCGGCGCGACCATCTCCCCCCGGGCGACCGTGGGAGCGGTGCGGAGCGGTCTGGAGTACTACCGGCAGCACCGGGACGAGATTGCCGGCACCAAAGGGGGGACGCAATGA
- a CDS encoding RnfABCDGE type electron transport complex subunit D: MEKQLYLSSSPHIQGGESTDKVMRAVIYALLPACAVSVYFFGLPALLVLTLCTAGCVAFEALCQKAMGRPVTVADGSAALTGILLALNLPPQSPWWLCLLGAAFAIVVAKQVYGGLGYNPFNPALVARVVLLISFPVQMTSWTAPAPLFSGIDAVTAATPLGEWKTAVMLTGRLPEGLNGGLGSYFLGNMGGCIGEVSALALLLGAVYLFWKRILTWHTPLSYVGTVVVLSGIFWMVDPGRYPSPLFHLLTGGMVLGAFFMATDMVSSPVTGRGMVVFGVGCGVITVLIRLFGGYPEGVSFAILLMNAATPLIDRYTRPRKFGHVPGGA; this comes from the coding sequence GTGGAGAAGCAGCTCTATCTCTCATCCTCGCCCCACATCCAGGGCGGGGAGAGCACCGACAAGGTGATGCGCGCGGTGATCTACGCCCTGCTGCCCGCCTGCGCCGTGTCGGTCTACTTCTTCGGGCTGCCGGCCCTGCTGGTGCTGACTCTGTGCACCGCCGGCTGCGTGGCCTTCGAGGCCCTGTGCCAGAAGGCGATGGGGCGCCCGGTGACGGTGGCCGACGGCAGCGCCGCCCTGACCGGCATCCTCCTTGCCCTCAACCTGCCTCCCCAAAGCCCCTGGTGGCTCTGCCTGCTCGGCGCCGCCTTCGCCATCGTGGTCGCCAAGCAGGTCTACGGCGGCCTGGGCTACAACCCCTTCAACCCGGCCCTGGTGGCGCGGGTGGTGCTGCTGATCTCCTTCCCGGTGCAGATGACCTCGTGGACCGCACCGGCCCCTCTCTTCTCGGGGATCGACGCGGTGACGGCCGCCACCCCGCTCGGCGAGTGGAAGACGGCGGTCATGCTGACCGGCAGGCTGCCCGAAGGTCTGAATGGCGGCCTGGGAAGCTATTTTCTCGGCAACATGGGGGGCTGCATCGGCGAGGTCTCGGCCCTGGCCCTGCTCCTCGGAGCCGTCTACCTCTTCTGGAAACGGATCCTGACCTGGCACACCCCCCTGTCCTACGTCGGCACCGTGGTGGTCCTCTCCGGGATCTTCTGGATGGTCGATCCGGGGCGCTATCCCAGTCCCCTGTTTCACCTGCTGACCGGCGGCATGGTCCTCGGCGCCTTCTTCATGGCCACGGATATGGTCAGCTCGCCCGTGACCGGGCGCGGCATGGTCGTTTTCGGCGTCGGCTGCGGGGTCATCACGGTCCTGATCCGCCTCTTCGGCGGTTATCCGGAGGGGGTCTCCTTCGCCATCCTGCTGATGAACGCCGCCACCCCGCTCATCGACCGCTACACCCGGCCCAGGAAGTTCGGCCACGTCCCCGGAGGGGCCTGA
- the rsxC gene encoding electron transport complex subunit RsxC → MKLKTFPGGLHPPDNKKWTADKAVEDCPLPEELIIPLSQHIGAPAEVCVEKGDRVLKGQVIGRAKGFVSVPVHASTSGEVVAVEPRPHAWGKDLPAVVIRPDGEDALEGLEGADPASLGIDEIRDRIRDAGVVGMGGATFPTHVKLCPPEEKPIDTLVLNGVECEPYLTADHRLMLEETEKVLDGIDILRRVLGVSRAIVGIEANKPDAIETMARAGASRDIEVAALEVKYPQGAEKQLIKALTGREVPSGGLPMDVGVVVQNVGTAAAVSDAVMRGLPLVERIATVSGSAVAEPKNLRVRVGTPLRHMVEFCGGLVGEPAKIIMGGPMMGLAQLSLEVPATRGTSGLLLFSEKDVARSPEGPCIRCGRCVQVCPARIMPTTIAAYARLDMADEAEGYDALDCIECGCCAYTCPAAIPLVQAIRHAKAAILAKRRKV, encoded by the coding sequence ATGAAGCTGAAGACCTTTCCCGGCGGCCTGCATCCGCCGGACAACAAGAAATGGACCGCTGACAAGGCGGTGGAGGACTGCCCTCTCCCCGAGGAGCTGATCATCCCCCTGTCCCAGCACATCGGCGCCCCGGCCGAGGTCTGCGTGGAGAAGGGCGACCGGGTCCTGAAGGGCCAGGTGATCGGCCGGGCCAAGGGCTTCGTCTCCGTGCCGGTGCATGCCTCCACCTCCGGCGAGGTGGTCGCGGTGGAGCCGCGCCCCCACGCCTGGGGCAAGGACCTGCCGGCGGTGGTGATCCGGCCCGACGGCGAGGACGCCCTGGAGGGACTCGAAGGGGCCGACCCGGCATCGCTCGGCATCGACGAGATCCGCGACCGGATCCGCGACGCGGGGGTCGTCGGCATGGGGGGGGCCACCTTTCCCACCCACGTCAAGCTCTGCCCGCCGGAGGAGAAGCCGATCGACACCCTGGTGCTCAACGGGGTGGAGTGCGAGCCCTACCTGACCGCCGACCACCGGCTGATGCTGGAGGAGACGGAAAAAGTCCTCGACGGCATCGACATCCTGCGCCGGGTCCTCGGCGTGAGCCGGGCGATCGTCGGCATCGAGGCCAACAAGCCCGACGCCATCGAGACGATGGCCCGGGCCGGCGCGTCGCGAGACATCGAGGTGGCGGCCCTGGAGGTGAAGTATCCCCAGGGCGCCGAGAAGCAGCTGATCAAGGCCCTGACCGGGCGGGAGGTCCCCTCCGGCGGGCTGCCCATGGACGTGGGCGTGGTGGTGCAGAACGTCGGTACCGCCGCGGCGGTCAGCGACGCGGTGATGCGCGGACTGCCCCTGGTCGAGCGCATCGCCACGGTCAGCGGCAGTGCGGTGGCCGAGCCGAAGAACCTGCGGGTGCGGGTCGGAACACCCCTGCGCCACATGGTGGAGTTCTGCGGGGGGCTGGTCGGAGAGCCGGCCAAGATCATCATGGGCGGGCCGATGATGGGCCTCGCCCAGTTGTCCCTCGAGGTCCCGGCCACCCGGGGCACCTCCGGGCTGCTGCTCTTCAGCGAAAAGGACGTGGCGCGCTCCCCCGAGGGGCCGTGCATCCGCTGCGGCCGCTGCGTGCAGGTCTGCCCGGCGCGGATCATGCCGACCACCATCGCCGCCTACGCGCGCCTCGACATGGCCGACGAGGCCGAGGGGTACGACGCCCTGGACTGCATCGAGTGCGGATGCTGCGCCTACACCTGCCCCGCCGCCATTCCCCTGGTGCAGGCCATCCGCCACGCCAAGGCGGCCATCCTGGCCAAGAGAAGGAAGGTCTGA
- a CDS encoding RnfABCDGE type electron transport complex subunit B — MLEAVLSLGGIGLLAAAALGFAAKKFAVEVDPREAAILELLSGANCGACGYPGCGAFAKAVATGAAAPNECPAADSETSEQIGHVMGVEVEATEPHVAVVLCQGDNRKAKTKYRYLGLHDCNAAQKVADGPKSCPGGCLGLGTCARVCPFDAIEMTPDGLAVISREKCTGCRQCIAACPRQVIAMTPLDATVHVLCNSRDKAAAVRKYCQVGCIGCHICVKTVPEAYVIETFLARVNYEKRDQAAPAVEKCPTKCIRDFAEGYPEGSALAPPTVPLRRPAA; from the coding sequence ATGCTTGAAGCTGTTCTCAGTCTGGGCGGCATCGGCCTGCTGGCCGCGGCCGCCCTCGGTTTTGCCGCCAAGAAGTTCGCCGTGGAGGTCGATCCCCGCGAGGCGGCCATCCTCGAGCTGCTCTCGGGCGCCAACTGCGGCGCCTGCGGCTACCCGGGGTGCGGCGCCTTCGCCAAGGCGGTGGCGACAGGAGCGGCCGCTCCCAACGAGTGCCCGGCCGCCGACTCGGAGACCTCGGAGCAGATCGGCCACGTCATGGGGGTGGAGGTGGAGGCGACCGAGCCCCATGTAGCGGTGGTGCTGTGCCAGGGCGACAACCGCAAGGCCAAGACCAAATACCGCTACCTCGGCCTGCACGACTGCAACGCGGCCCAGAAGGTGGCCGACGGCCCCAAGTCCTGCCCCGGCGGATGCCTCGGGCTCGGCACCTGCGCCCGGGTCTGTCCCTTCGACGCCATCGAGATGACCCCCGACGGCCTGGCGGTGATCAGCCGCGAGAAGTGCACCGGCTGCCGGCAGTGCATCGCCGCCTGCCCCCGGCAGGTGATCGCCATGACCCCCCTCGACGCCACCGTTCACGTCCTCTGCAACAGCCGCGACAAGGCGGCGGCGGTGCGCAAGTACTGCCAGGTGGGGTGCATCGGCTGCCACATCTGCGTCAAGACCGTCCCCGAGGCCTACGTGATCGAGACATTCCTGGCCCGGGTCAATTACGAGAAGCGCGACCAGGCCGCCCCGGCCGTGGAGAAGTGCCCCACCAAGTGCATCCGCGATTTCGCCGAGGGCTATCCCGAGGGGAGCGCACTGGCCCCCCCCACGGTCCCCCTGCGGCGGCCGGCGGCCTGA